One Lodderomyces beijingensis strain CBS 14171 genome assembly, chromosome: 5 DNA segment encodes these proteins:
- a CDS encoding mitochondrial 54S ribosomal protein bL34m, which produces MLQHILKAQLSNVFRQPGHIPRLTQALPRQLSLTQPATPTISPLQSLLGLVQRRYKSRGNTYQPNTLKRKRTFGFLARLRTKGGQKVLARRRAKGRWFLTH; this is translated from the coding sequence ATGTTGCAACATATCCTCAAAGCACAGCTCAGCAACGTGTTTAGACAGCCCGGTCATATTCCGCGGCTTACACAAGCGCTCCCTCGGCAGCTCTCACTCACCCAGcctgcaacaccaactaTTTCACCGTTACAGTCGTTGCTCGGCCTTGTGCAAAGGAGATACAAATCCAGAGGAAACACGTACCAGCCAAATACGTTGAAGCGGAAAAGAACATTTGGCTTTTTGGCCAGACTCAGAACAAAAGGCGGTCAAAAGGTGCTTgccagaagaagagcaaaaggaaGATGGTTTTTGACTCACTAG